Below is a genomic region from Isosphaeraceae bacterium EP7.
CCCCACCCGAGGGCTGGAACAAGGCTGAGTTCGACGACCAGTCCTGGGCCCGAGGCCTGGCCGGCTTCGGCTCGACGGGCACGCCCGGACTGCGGATTCGGACCCCCTGGACCGGCCCGACCCTCTGGCTGCGACGAACCGTCGACGTCCCCGAGATCGCCCCGAACGACCTGCTGACCCTGCGCCTTTTCCACGACGAGGACGTCGACCTCTGGGTCAACGGCAGCCCCCTGTTCAGCGAGCCCGGCTACGTCACCGCCTACCGCGACGTCATCCTCGATGCCCGCCAGAGAGCCCTGTTCCGCCCCGGTCGCAACACATTCGCCGTCCGCTGCCGTCAGAAGGAGGGGGGCCAGGGCGTGGACGTCGGCCTCTCCTTGTTCAGGACCCGTTAAGTTCGCCCGCGAGGCGCCCTCCGCGGGTCGACGTTGATCGGCCCCGGCGGGCGCGATAATCTGGGCGATGCATTCGACCTACGAGACTTTCTGGCACGGGACGGGCGCACTCGATGGATGACCTGGTGGGGCCCATTCGGGGGCCTGGAGTCGAGACGCTCACGCATCGCTTGATCCTTCCCAGGGACGCCAACCACTACGGCACGCTCTTCGCCGGCGTCCTGCTCTCGTTGGCGCTGGAGGCCGCCTATTCCACGGCGTATCGGGCTGCCGGGCTGTCGGCCAACCTGGTGCTGCGGCGGGTGCTGGACCTGCGCTGCAATGAGCCAGTCCGGGTCGGGAACGTCGTCGAGATCCGCGGCTGCGAGGTCTTCCGCGCCCTCGCGCAAGTCATCGTCGCCCTCGTCGGCACCCCCCTGCCCAACGGTCGACGCTTCTGGTTCGATGGCCTGATGCAGTTCGTCCAGGTGGACGACGACGGCCATCCCGTCCCGCTGGCCGACCCGCCTCCCGACTCGCCCCCCGCCCTGCCCGAGCCCTGGCACGAGCTGCGGGCCCGCGCCCAGCGCCTGCTGGCCATCCGCAACTGAGGCCGTCGAACGGCGCGGGGACCCGACGATGTCGCCGGCCCCGCCGTCCCGCTAGAATCGGGCCTTCCGGTCCCCGCCCCCGCGCCCGCGTCGGGCCGCCGGGGTCGCCCGACTCTCCGAGACCGCACCCATGCGACTGCCCCGCGCCCGCCTCCTCGCGCTCGCCCTGCTCCTAGTGCCCGGCCCGCTCGCCCGCGCCGACGATGCCCCCAAGGGGGAGCTGACTAAGTATTCGTTCAGCTCCAGCAAGGTCTTCCCGGGCACCATCCGCGACTACTGGATCTACATCCCCGCCCAGTACGACGCATCGAAGCCCGCCCCCCTGTTCGTCTGCCAGGACGGCGTCCAGTACAAGGCCCCCGAGGTCTTCGACGCCCTGATCCACGCCAAGGAGATGCCCCCCGTCATCGGCGTCTTCATCACCCCCGGCCGCGTGCCCGCGACCAAGGAGGGGGCCCTCGACCGCTTCAACCGGAGCTACGAGTACGACGGCCTGGGCGACGCCTATGCCCGGTTCCTGCTCGAAGAAATCCTCCCGGAAGTCGAGACGAAGACCGCCAAGGACGGCCGGGCCATCAAGCTCTCCAAGGAGCCCGGCGACCGCGCCATCGGCGGTGCCAGCAGCGGCGCCATCTGCGCCTGGACCGTCGCCTGGGAGCGACCCGACTCCTTCGGCCGCGTCTTCAGCAATGTCGGCACCTACGTCGGACTGCGCGGCGGCAACGTCTATCCCACGCTCATCCGCAAATATGAGCCCAAGCCGATCCGCGTCTTCTTGGAAGACGGCAGCAATGACCTGAACATCTACGCGGGCGACTGGTGGATGGCCAACCAGTCGATGGAACGCTCGCTCATCTACGCCGGCTACGAGGTCGAGCACGTCTGGGGCGACGGCCAGCACAACAGCAAGCACGCCACCGAGATCTTCCCCGACGCCTTGCGCTGGCTCTGGAAGACCTGGCCCGCCCCCATCAAGGCCGGCGAAGGCTCCACCCAGCTCAAGGAGATTCTCATCCCCGGCGAGGACTGGAAGCTCGTCGCCGAGGGCTACAAGTTCACCGAAGGGCCCGCTGTGAACGACAAGGGAGAGGTCTATTTCAACGACATCCCCAACAGCAAGACCTACAAGATCGGCCCCGACGGCAAGCCCGTCGAGTTCGTCGCCGACAGCAAGAAGGCCAACGGCATGGCATTCGGCCCCGACGGTCGGCTTTATGCTGTCGCCACCGGAACCGGGCAGATTCTCTCGTATGATCAAGACGGCAAGTCCAAGGTCGTTGCCGAACTTACCCAGGCCAACGACCTTACCGTTGCCCACGACGGCGGCATCTACGCCACCAATCCCGTTCGCGGCGGGGCACCCGGCAAGCTCTGGTACATTTCCCCGACCGGCGAGAAGAAGGAAGTCGACCCCGCCATCAAGTCGCCCAACGGCGTGGCCCTCTCCCCCGACCAGTCCTTGCTCTACGTCGCCGACTACAGCAGCCACTGGATTTACAGCTACCAGGTGCAGCCCGACGGCTCCCTGGCGCACAAGCAGAAGTTCTATCACCTGCACGTGCCGGACAACGCCGAGGACGCCGGCATCGACGGCCTGCGCGTCGACCGCGACGGCCGGCTCTACGCCGCTACCCGCCTGGGCATCCAGGTCTGCGACCAAGCCGGCCGCGTCAATGCGATCATCCCCACCCCCAACGGCAAGGTCTCAAACCTCACCTTCGGCGGCCCCGACTTCGACACCATCTACGCCACCTGCAATGATCGCGTCTACAAGCGCAAGGTGAAGACCAAGGGCGCCAACGCCTACCAGGCCCCCATCAAGCCCCCCGCCCCTCGCCTCTGATCCCCCTCGTTCTCGCGGGTTTTCCAACACCGCAACGCACGATCCCGCCCGGCGCCAATCCAGGGCGCCGGGCGGTCCCTTCAGAGGAACGCATGTTCAAGCCCGCACTTCTCATTGCCTTCATGCTCGCCCCCCAGTCCCCGCCCGCCGACTCCTTCCCCGCCCACAAGATCGCCGGGAACCTCTACTACGTCGGCTCGCGCGACCTGGCCAGCTATCTCGTCGTCACCCCCAGGGGCCACATCCTCATCAACAGCGGCTACGAGGCCACCGTCCCGCTCATCGCCGACGCCGTCGAGTCCCTCGGATTCAAGCTCGCCGACGTGAAGATCCTGCTCGACAGCCACGCCCACTCCGACCACGTCGCAGGCCATGCCCCCCTCCGCGCCCTGCTCGCAAAGGACGCGCAGGTCTGCGTCATGAAGGGCGATGAAGGCGTCGTGTCATCCGGCGGCGAGGGCCAGTACTACTATACGAAGATGCGCTGGAAGCCCTGCCCCGTCGACCGGGTCCTGGCCGATGGCGACGCCGTCACCCTCGGCGGCACCACGCTCGTCGCCCGCCTCACCGCGGGCCATACCCGAGGCTGCACGTCGTGGACCATGCGGGTCGACGACGGGGGCAAGCCGCTCGATGTCGTCATCGTCGGCAGCACCAACGTCAACCCCGGCTTCAGCCTCCTCGACAACGCCGATTACCCGGAGATTGCCGACGACTTCGCCCGCACCTTCCGCACCCTGCAATCCTTCCCCTGCGACATCTTCCTGGGCGCCCACGGCAGCTACTACAACCTGAACGCCAAATATCAGCTCCTGAAAACCCGATCCCAGGCCAATCCCAACCCCTTCCTCGACCCCGCCGGCTACCGCGCGTTCCTGGCCAACGGCGAGAAGGCCTACCTCACCAACCTCGGCCTCCAGAAGGCCGCCCGATCGTTCCTCCCCCGCTGATCCGTTCGATTCATGAACCTTCAGACCATTCCATGAACGGGCCGGTTCCCTCGCATCGCCCACGCTCCCTGGCGATAACGTCTGGCCCGATCGGTTTGCCCCTCTCGCGAGTTT
It encodes:
- a CDS encoding acyl-CoA hydrolase, producing MDDLVGPIRGPGVETLTHRLILPRDANHYGTLFAGVLLSLALEAAYSTAYRAAGLSANLVLRRVLDLRCNEPVRVGNVVEIRGCEVFRALAQVIVALVGTPLPNGRRFWFDGLMQFVQVDDDGHPVPLADPPPDSPPALPEPWHELRARAQRLLAIRN
- a CDS encoding SMP-30/gluconolactonase/LRE family protein, yielding MRLPRARLLALALLLVPGPLARADDAPKGELTKYSFSSSKVFPGTIRDYWIYIPAQYDASKPAPLFVCQDGVQYKAPEVFDALIHAKEMPPVIGVFITPGRVPATKEGALDRFNRSYEYDGLGDAYARFLLEEILPEVETKTAKDGRAIKLSKEPGDRAIGGASSGAICAWTVAWERPDSFGRVFSNVGTYVGLRGGNVYPTLIRKYEPKPIRVFLEDGSNDLNIYAGDWWMANQSMERSLIYAGYEVEHVWGDGQHNSKHATEIFPDALRWLWKTWPAPIKAGEGSTQLKEILIPGEDWKLVAEGYKFTEGPAVNDKGEVYFNDIPNSKTYKIGPDGKPVEFVADSKKANGMAFGPDGRLYAVATGTGQILSYDQDGKSKVVAELTQANDLTVAHDGGIYATNPVRGGAPGKLWYISPTGEKKEVDPAIKSPNGVALSPDQSLLYVADYSSHWIYSYQVQPDGSLAHKQKFYHLHVPDNAEDAGIDGLRVDRDGRLYAATRLGIQVCDQAGRVNAIIPTPNGKVSNLTFGGPDFDTIYATCNDRVYKRKVKTKGANAYQAPIKPPAPRL
- the bla gene encoding subclass B3 metallo-beta-lactamase, translated to MFKPALLIAFMLAPQSPPADSFPAHKIAGNLYYVGSRDLASYLVVTPRGHILINSGYEATVPLIADAVESLGFKLADVKILLDSHAHSDHVAGHAPLRALLAKDAQVCVMKGDEGVVSSGGEGQYYYTKMRWKPCPVDRVLADGDAVTLGGTTLVARLTAGHTRGCTSWTMRVDDGGKPLDVVIVGSTNVNPGFSLLDNADYPEIADDFARTFRTLQSFPCDIFLGAHGSYYNLNAKYQLLKTRSQANPNPFLDPAGYRAFLANGEKAYLTNLGLQKAARSFLPR